The Paraburkholderia agricolaris genome includes the window CCGTCTGGGCGGCGCCGGCTACGCTTGTTTGTGTCGTCGAGTTCATGATGTGACCATTCCTTGCGGATCGCGAGCGCAAGTGTCTCCATACGAGGCGCGGGAAGCGTCTCGCAAGATGCGCTGCGATCGGAAAACATGGGACTGCGCGTGGACGGCGCAGGCTGACTGCCGTTACTGCCATTCATGCGCTCAGGGTTCGAGCGATCCCTGAGCGCGGGATCAAAGTTTCTGGTCTGGTTTGATTAATGGCCGGTTTTAAGCTGCGCCCAAAGACGATTTTCAAGCCGCAGAATGTCAGTGGGCACGGGTTTCATGAGCGTCATCTTGCTCAATACTTCGTCGCCCGGATAAACGGTCGTGTCCTGTGCGACACCCGGCGTGACGAACTGGCGCGCGGCCTTGTTCGCGGTCGGGTAGAACACTTCGTTGGTGATCGCGGCGTTGACCTTCGGATCTTCGATGTAGTTGATCCACTTCAGCGCGGCTTCAGGATGCGGTGCGTCTTTCGGGATCACCATCACGTCGAACCACAGCAGACCGCCTTCCTTGACGTTCGAGAATTTCACCTGATATGAACGCTTTGCTTCGGCGGTACGGCGCCCGGCGATGCCGACGTCGCCCGACCAGGCCACCGCGACGCAGATGTCGTTGTTGGCGAGGTCGTTGATGTAGCCGGACGAGTTGAACTGGGTGATATACGGGCGGACTTTCTTCAGCATTTCGAACGCTGCCTGATAGTCGGCGGGGTTGGTGCTGTTCGGGTCCTTGTGCATGTACTGCAGTGCGGCAGCGAAGACGTCGACGGGCTGATCGAGGAACGACACACCGCAGCCTTTCAACTTCGACAGATTGGCCGGGTCGAACACCAGGGCCCAGCTATCCACCGGCGCATTGGCGCCGAGCGCCTTCTGCACGGCTTGCACGTTGTAGCCGATACCGTCCGTGCCGTACGCCCAGGGCACACCGTACTGGTTGCCCGGATCGGCGTCGGTAATCATCTTCATCAACACGGGGTCGAGATTCGCGAGATTCGGCAGCTTTGATTTATCGAGCTTCTGATAGACGCCGGCCTGAATCTGCTTGGCCATGTAGTTCGACGTCGGGACCACGATATCGTAGCCGGAGCTGCCCGCGAGCAGCTTCGCCTGCAACGTATCGTCGCTATCGTAGTTATCGTATTTGACGTGGATGCCGTCCTGTTTCTCGAAGTTCGGAATCGTGTCCTTCGCGATGTAATCCGACCAGTTGTAGACATTCAGTTCCGTGTCGGCCGCAAGGGCCGGCGTGACCGACAACGCCGCAAAACCCGTGAAGGCGAGAAACGCGGCCCCCGCGACCGCATGACGAAGATGACAAACGCTCATGGTTTTTTCCCTTGATGTGAAGAACCGGCATGAGCGTGTATCGTGGGTGCGCGCATGCCGGAACGAACTGCCGTTACGAAATTCCGAGTTGTTGTGCGGTCGCGTCGATGGCTTTTTTGGCCTTCGAAACGATCTCGTCGATTTCCAGCTTATTGATCACGAGCGGCGGCGACAGCAGCATCCGGTCGCCGGTAGCGCGCATGATGAGGTTGCCGTTGAAGCAGAAGTCGCGGCAGATCGTGCCGACGTCACCGCCATTGGCGAAACGCTTGCGCGTTTTCGGGTCTGCTGCGAGTTGCAGGCCGGCCACCAGACCCGCGCCGGAGATTTCGCCGATGATCGGGTGATTGGCGAAGGTGTCGCGCAGCTTCTTCTGGAAGTACGGACCCGTGTCGGTCTTGACGCGTTCGACGATCTTCTCGTCGCGCAGCAGCTTCAGATTGGCGAGCGCCACGGCGGCGGCCACCGGATGGCCGGAGTAGGTGAGGCCGTGATTGAAGTCGCCGTGCTCGATGATCGCCTTGGCCACGCGATCATGCAGGCCGACCGCGCCCATCGGTATATAGCCGCTCGTTAGGCCCTTGGCCAGCGTGATCAGATCCGGTTCGAAGCCGAAGTACTGATGCGCGAACCATTCGCCGGTCCGGCCAAAACCGCCGATCACTTCGTCGGCGACCAGCAGGATGTCGTACTTGCGGCAGATGCGCTGGATCTCCGGCCAGTACGTCGAGGCCGGGAAGATCACGCCGCCGGCTCCCTGGAAAGGCTCACCGATAAACGCGGCCACATTGTCCGCGCCGATTTCGAGAATCTTCGCTTCGAGTTGTTGCGCACGGGCCAGCGCGAATTCTTCCGGCGTCAGATTGCCTTCGGCTTCGCCGAAGAAATACGGCTGGTCGATATGAACGATGTTCTCGACTTTCGAGGGCATCTGTTCATGCATGTAACCCATGCCGCCCAGCGTGCCGCCGGCGATCGTCGAACCGTGATAACCGTTCCTGCGTGAAATGACGACCTTCTTCGACTGCTTGCCTTGCGTTGCCCAGTATTGGTGAACGATGCGCAGCACGGTGTCGTTGCCTTCCGAACCGCTGTTGCAATAGAAGAAGTGATTGAACGGTTCCGGCGTCAGCTCCGCGAGTAAGGCCGAGAGTTCGATTACCGGCGGGTGCGTCGTCTTGAAGAAGGTGTTGTAGAAGGGCAGTTCCTGCATTTGCCGGTAGGCGGCGTCGGCCAGTTCCTTACGGCCATAACCGACGTTCACGCACCACAAACCGGCCATGCCGTCGATGATCTTGTTGCCTTCCGAATCCCACAGGTACACGCCTTGCGCCTTGACGATCACGCGGCTGCCGGCACGATTGAGCGACCCCATGTCCGAAAACGGATGGATGTGATGGGCCGCGTCGAGTGCGCGGTATTCAGCGGTGCTGCGTTGTGTGGCTTGCGCGTTCGCGGCGGGGAGTACCGCGGGTTGCACGTAAGCGACTTCTTCTGTTCTGTAGCTCATACTGCCTCCAGGTTTTTTTGCGTTTGCGGTTGACGTCTTAAACGTGCAGCAGCAAATGTCGGCGTTCCCACGAACTGATCACGCGGAAGAACGCTTCGTATTCGGTTTCTTTCAGTGCCAGGTAGGCCTTGACGAATTTTTCGCCGAGTACTTCGGCAATCGGTTCGCACGCGCCCATCAATGTCAGACCCTCTTCGAGGTTGCGCGGCAACTGGTACGGCAACTCGTAACCGTCGCTGAGCAGCGGTTCGGTGGCTTCGAGCTTTTGCGTCATGCCGAGATAGCCGGCGGCCAGCGTTGCGGCAATCGCAAGATACGGATTGCAGTCCACGCCCGGAATGCGATTTTCGATGCGGCGCGCGGCCGGGCCCGAATGCGGAATCCGGAAACCCACTGTGCGGTTGTCGTAACCCCATGCCACATTGATCGGCGCGGCCATGAAGCGCGACAGGCGGCGGTACGAGTTGATGTACGGCGCGAAGATCGGCATCAGTGCCGGGGTGTATTTCTGCAGACCCGCGATATAGCCCGTAAACAACGAGGTAGGCTTGCCGTCCGGACCGGTGAACAGATTGTGGCCGGTTTCTTCGTCTACGAGGCTCTGGTGCATGTGCATTGCCGAGCCCGGTTCGCCTTCCATCGGCTTGGCCATGAAGGTCGCGTACATCTTGTGGCGCAGCGCGGCTTCACGCACCGTGCGCTTGAACAGGAACACGCTGTCGGCGAGTTTCAGCGGATCGCCGTGCATGAAGTTGATTTCCATCTGCGCGGCGCCGACTTCGTGAATCAGCGTGTCGACTTCCAGTTCCTGCACTTCGCAGTACTCGTAGATGTCTTCGAAGAGCGGATCGAATTCGTTCACCGCTTCGATCGAATAGGCCTGGCGTCCGGTCTCCGGACGGCCCGTACGGCCGATCGGCGGTTGCAGCGGCAGA containing:
- a CDS encoding polyamine ABC transporter substrate-binding protein; the protein is MSVCHLRHAVAGAAFLAFTGFAALSVTPALAADTELNVYNWSDYIAKDTIPNFEKQDGIHVKYDNYDSDDTLQAKLLAGSSGYDIVVPTSNYMAKQIQAGVYQKLDKSKLPNLANLDPVLMKMITDADPGNQYGVPWAYGTDGIGYNVQAVQKALGANAPVDSWALVFDPANLSKLKGCGVSFLDQPVDVFAAALQYMHKDPNSTNPADYQAAFEMLKKVRPYITQFNSSGYINDLANNDICVAVAWSGDVGIAGRRTAEAKRSYQVKFSNVKEGGLLWFDVMVIPKDAPHPEAALKWINYIEDPKVNAAITNEVFYPTANKAARQFVTPGVAQDTTVYPGDEVLSKMTLMKPVPTDILRLENRLWAQLKTGH
- a CDS encoding aspartate aminotransferase family protein, whose amino-acid sequence is MSYRTEEVAYVQPAVLPAANAQATQRSTAEYRALDAAHHIHPFSDMGSLNRAGSRVIVKAQGVYLWDSEGNKIIDGMAGLWCVNVGYGRKELADAAYRQMQELPFYNTFFKTTHPPVIELSALLAELTPEPFNHFFYCNSGSEGNDTVLRIVHQYWATQGKQSKKVVISRRNGYHGSTIAGGTLGGMGYMHEQMPSKVENIVHIDQPYFFGEAEGNLTPEEFALARAQQLEAKILEIGADNVAAFIGEPFQGAGGVIFPASTYWPEIQRICRKYDILLVADEVIGGFGRTGEWFAHQYFGFEPDLITLAKGLTSGYIPMGAVGLHDRVAKAIIEHGDFNHGLTYSGHPVAAAVALANLKLLRDEKIVERVKTDTGPYFQKKLRDTFANHPIIGEISGAGLVAGLQLAADPKTRKRFANGGDVGTICRDFCFNGNLIMRATGDRMLLSPPLVINKLEIDEIVSKAKKAIDATAQQLGIS
- a CDS encoding glutamine synthetase family protein translates to MHEIDDFLKQNRVTEIEAIIPDMAGIARGKIIPRSKFESGESMRLPQAVMIQTVTGDYPEDGTLTGVTDPDMVCVPDPSTIRMIPWAVDPTAQVIHDCVHFDGTPVAISPRRVLRRVLELYKAKGWKPVIAPELEFYLVDMNKDPDLPLQPPIGRTGRPETGRQAYSIEAVNEFDPLFEDIYEYCEVQELEVDTLIHEVGAAQMEINFMHGDPLKLADSVFLFKRTVREAALRHKMYATFMAKPMEGEPGSAMHMHQSLVDEETGHNLFTGPDGKPTSLFTGYIAGLQKYTPALMPIFAPYINSYRRLSRFMAAPINVAWGYDNRTVGFRIPHSGPAARRIENRIPGVDCNPYLAIAATLAAGYLGMTQKLEATEPLLSDGYELPYQLPRNLEEGLTLMGACEPIAEVLGEKFVKAYLALKETEYEAFFRVISSWERRHLLLHV